Proteins co-encoded in one Corylus avellana chromosome ca9, CavTom2PMs-1.0 genomic window:
- the LOC132191749 gene encoding alpha carbonic anhydrase 4-like, translating to MMIFFQTNPTTIFVFLISLILSSHHFSTALNSEADAHETPFSYIEGSGTGPKEWGQLDPQWKACGNGARQSPIDIEQVQVSPNLGELERQYNPAPSVLVNSGHAIAVQWKQDVGKIIINGADYKLQQCHWHSPSEHTINGSRYDLEIHVVHQSSSGKFAVVGILYKYGCPDPFLAKLYDQVKSIGKGEEKDLGTINPEDLNFNSKEYYRYDGSLTTPPCTEGVTWTIFKEVKTASKEQVDALKAVVDEGFQSNARPTQQANGRLDQLYSPI from the exons ATGATGATCTTCTTCCAAACCAATCCCACCACCATCTTTGTATTTCTCATTTCTCTCATCCTCTCATCCCACCACTTCTCTACGGCTCTGAACTCTGAAGCAG ATGCTCATGAAACTCCATTTAGTTACATTGAAGGAAGTGGTACAGGACCAAAGGAATGGGGCCAACTCGATCCACAATGGAAAGCTTGTGGTAATGGAGCAAGGCAGTCTCCTATTGATATTGAGCAGGTGCAGGTTTCTCCAAATCTAGGAGAATTAGAAAGGCAATACAATCCAGCTCCTTCTGTATTGGTGAACAGCGGACACGCCATTGCA GTGCAGTGGAAACAAGATGTAGGAAAAATTATCATAAATGGGGCTGATTACAAGCTGCAGCAATGTCATTGGCATTCACCCTCTGAGCACACAATCAATGGATCAAG GTATGACTTGGAGATTCACGTAGTTCATCAAAGCTCTAGTGGAAAGTTTGCTGTTGTTGGAATTCTTTACAAATATGGCTGCCCTGATCCCTTCCTTGCGAAG CTGTACGACCAGGTAAAATCAATTGggaaaggagaagagaaagattTGGGGACTATTAACCCAGAAGATCTTAACTTTAACAGCAAAGAGTATTACAGATACGATGGTTCTCTTACAACTCCTCCATGCACTGAGGGCGTCACTTGGACAATATTCAAGGAG GTGAAGACGGCTTCAAAGGAGCAAGTGGATGCCTTAAAGGCAGTCGTTGACGAG GGATTTCAATCAAATGCAAGGCCAACTCAACAAGCAAATGGAAGACTAGATCAGTTGTATTCTCCTATTTGA
- the LOC132191751 gene encoding alpha carbonic anhydrase 4-like yields the protein MMIFFQTNPTTIFVFLTSLILSSHQYFSTALDSEVDDETPFTYTEGTGKGPRKWGQIDPHWKACGNGKMQSPIDLLNKRVQVFPTLGKLKRGYKPAPAVLMNRGHDIVVKWKQDAGKININGTKYKLQQCHWHSPSEHTFNGSRYDLELHAVHESSNGKIAVIGIVYKYGHPDPFLSKLFHHIKSVGREERELGIVNPGNIKFGSRKYYRYIGSLTIPPCTEGIIWTIVKKVRTVSREQVHALREAVHDGFEENARPTQQSGGIGVEFYTPRENGGST from the exons ATGATGATCTTCTTCCAGACCAATCCCACCACCATCTTCGTCTTTCTCACTTCTCTCATTCTCTCATCCCACCAGTACTTCTCTACGGCTCTCGACTCTGAAGTGG ATGATGAAACTCCATTTACTTACACCGAAGGAACTGGTAAAGGGCCAAGGAAATGGGGCCAAATCGATCCACATTGGAAAGCTTGTGGTAATGGAAAAATGCAGTCTCCTATTGATCTTTTGAACAAAAGGGTGCAGGTTTTTCCGACTCtaggaaaattaaaaaggggTTACAAACCAGCTCCTGCTGTACTGATGAACAGGGGACATGATATTGTA GTGAAGTGGAAACAGGATGCAGggaaaattaacataaatggGACCAAGTACAAGCTGCAGCAATGTCATTGGCACTCACCCTCTGAGCACACATTCAATGGATCAAG GTATGACTTGGAGCTTCACGCAGTTCATGAAAGCTCCAATGGAAAGATAGCTGTTATTGGAATTGTTTACAAATATGGTCACCCTGATCCCTTCCTTTCCAAG TTGTTCCACCACATAAAATCAGttgggagagaagagagagaattgggGATTGTTAACCCAGGAAATATTAAGTTTGGCAGCAGAAAATATTACAGATACATTGGTTCTCTTACAATTCCTCCATGCACGGAGGGCATCATTTGGACAATAGTCAAGAAG GTGAGGACGGTTTCAAGGGAGCAAGTGCATGCCTTAAGGGAAGCCGTTCATGAT GGATTTGAAGAAAATGCAAGGCCAACTCAACAGTCAGGTGGAATAGGAGTTGAGTTTTATACTCCAAGGGAGAATGGAGGTTCTACTTAG
- the LOC132191752 gene encoding alpha carbonic anhydrase 4-like, with amino-acid sequence MMIFFQTNPTTIFVFLISLILSSHHFSTALNSEADAHETPFSYIEGSGTGPKEWGQLDPQWKACGNGARQSPIDIEQVQVSPNLGELERQYNPAPSVLVNSGHAIAVQWKQDVGKIIINGADYKLQQCHWHSPSEHTINGSRYDLEIHVVHQSSSGKFAVVGILYKYGCPDPFLAKLYDQVKSIGKGEEKDLGTINPEDLNFNSKEYYRYDGSLTTPPCTEGVTWTIFKEVKTASKEQVDALKAVVDEGFQSNARPTQQANGRLDQLYSPI; translated from the exons ATGATGATCTTCTTCCAAACCAATCCCACCACCATCTTTGTATTTCTCATTTCTCTCATCCTCTCATCCCACCACTTCTCTACGGCTCTGAACTCTGAAGCAG ATGCTCATGAAACTCCATTTAGTTACATTGAAGGAAGTGGTACAGGACCAAAGGAATGGGGCCAACTCGATCCACAATGGAAAGCTTGTGGTAATGGAGCAAGGCAGTCTCCTATTGATATTGAGCAGGTGCAGGTTTCTCCAAATCTAGGAGAATTAGAAAGGCAATACAATCCAGCTCCTTCTGTATTGGTGAACAGCGGACACGCCATTGCA GTGCAGTGGAAACAGGATGTAGGAAAAATTATCATAAATGGGGCTGATTACAAGCTGCAGCAATGTCATTGGCATTCACCCTCTGAGCACACAATCAATGGATCAAG GTATGACTTGGAGATTCACGTAGTTCATCAAAGCTCTAGTGGAAAGTTTGCTGTTGTTGGAATTCTTTACAAATATGGCTGCCCTGATCCCTTCCTTGCGAAG CTGTACGACCAGGTAAAATCAATTGggaaaggagaagagaaagattTGGGGACTATTAACCCAGAAGATCTTAACTTTAACAGCAAAGAGTATTACAGATACGATGGTTCTCTTACAACTCCTCCATGCACTGAGGGCGTCACTTGGACAATATTCAAGGAG GTGAAGACGGCTTCAAAGGAGCAAGTGGATGCCTTAAAGGCAGTCGTTGACGAG GGATTTCAATCAAATGCAAGGCCAACTCAACAAGCAAATGGAAGACTAGATCAGTTGTATTCTCCTATTTGA
- the LOC132191753 gene encoding alpha carbonic anhydrase 4-like, whose amino-acid sequence MMIFFQTNPTTIFVFLTSLILSSHQYFSTALDSEVDDETPFTYTEGTGKGPRKWGQIDPHWKACGNGKMQSPIDLLNKRVQVFPTLGKLKRGYKPAPAVLMNRGHDIVVKWKQDAGKININGTKYKLQQCHWHSPSEHTFNGSRYDLELHAVHESSNGKIAVIGIVYKYGHPDPFLSKLFHHIKSVGREERELGIVNPGNIKFGSRKYYRYIGSLTIPPCTEGIIWTIVKKVRTVSREQVHALREAVDDGFEANARPTQQSDGIAVELYSPRRNGRSI is encoded by the exons ATGATGATCTTCTTCCAGACCAATCCCACCACCATCTTCGTCTTTCTCACTTCTCTCATTCTCTCATCCCACCAGTACTTCTCTACGGCTCTCGACTCTGAAGTGG ATGATGAAACTCCATTTACTTACACCGAAGGAACTGGTAAAGGGCCAAGGAAATGGGGCCAAATCGATCCACATTGGAAAGCTTGTGGTAATGGAAAAATGCAGTCTCCTATTGATCTTTTGAACAAAAGGGTGCAGGTTTTTCCGACTCtaggaaaattaaaaaggggTTACAAACCAGCTCCTGCTGTACTGATGAACAGGGGACATGATATTGTA GTGAAGTGGAAACAGGATGCAGggaaaattaacataaatggGACCAAGTACAAGCTGCAGCAATGTCATTGGCACTCACCCTCTGAGCACACATTCAATGGATCAAG GTATGACTTGGAGCTTCACGCAGTTCATGAAAGCTCCAATGGAAAGATAGCTGTTATTGGAATTGTTTACAAATATGGTCACCCTGATCCCTTCCTTTCCAAG TTGTTCCACCACATAAAATCAGttgggagagaagagagagaattgggGATTGTTAACCCAGGAAATATTAAGTTTGGCAGCAGAAAATATTACAGATACATTGGTTCTCTTACAATTCCTCCATGCACGGAGGGCATCATTTGGACAATAGTCAAGAAG GTGAGAACAGTTTCAAGGGAGCAAGTGCATGCCTTAAGGGAAGCCGTTGATGAT GGATTTGAAGCAAATGCAAGGCCAACTCAACAATCAGATGGAATAGCAGTTGAGTTGTATTCTCCAAGGCGGAATGGACGTTCTATTTAG
- the LOC132161778 gene encoding calcium-binding protein CBP-like has product MSGYPQHPPGYGYGAPPPPSQQHGSQPPYGSAPYGAPPQQGYATPYGAPPPPQPHGQSPPYAPTAQPYGAAPSAPPYDYKPPKDQHSSASAPATAYPPSAQGYSPFASLVPSAFPPGTDPNVVACFRMADQDGSGLIDDKEMQRALSSYNQSFSLRTVHLLMYLFTNSNVRKIGPKEFTALFYSLQSWRDIFERFDRDRSGKIDSSELREALLSLGFSVSPTVLDLLVSKFDKTGGKGHGIEYDNFIECCLTVKGLTEKFKEKDKSYSGSATFSYETFMLTVLPFLVA; this is encoded by the exons ATGTCAGGTTACCCACAGCATCCTCCCGGCTACGGCTACGGCGCGCCTCCGCCGCCTTCGCAGCAGCATGGAAGCCAGCCGCCCTACGGCTCGGCCCCATACGGTGCACCTCCACAACAGGGCTACGCCACACCGTACGGCGCGCCACCGCCACCACAGCCTCACGGGCAGTCCCCCCCCTACGCCCCCACGGCCCAACCCTACGGCGCCGCGCCCTCCGCTCCGCCCTACGACTACAAGCCCCCCAAGGACCAGCACTCCTCCGCCTCCGCTCCAGCAACCGCCTACCCCCCATCGGCGCAGGGCTACTCCCCGTTCGCTTCGCTGGTGCCCTCGGCCTTCCCGCCCGGCACCGATCCCAACGTCGTTGCTTGCTTCCGGATGGCCGACCAGGACGGCAGTGGCCTCATCGACGATAAGGAGATGCAGAGGGCTCTCTCTTCTTACAATCAGAGCTTCAGCTTGAGGACCGTCCATCTTCTCATGTACCTCTTCACCAATTCCAACGTCAGGAAAATCG GACCTAAGGAATTCACTGCATTATTTTACAGTCTTCAGAGTTGGAGG GACATTTTCGAGAGATTTGATAGGGACAGGAGTGGCAAAATTGATTCGTCTGAGTTGCGAGAGGCACTATTGAGTCTGGGATTTTCTGTCTCTCCGACAGTTTTGGATCTGCTTGTGTCTAAGTTTGATAAAACTGGAGGCAAAGGCCATGGCATTGAATATGATAATTTCATCGA GTGCTGTCTCACGGTTAAG GGACTAACTGAGAAATTCAAGGAGAAGGATAAATCGTACTCTGGTTCAGCAACTTTCTCTTATGAGACCTTCATGCTCACTGTTCTGCCGTTCCTTGTTGCATAG